A window of the Acidobacteriota bacterium genome harbors these coding sequences:
- a CDS encoding putative Ig domain-containing protein, translating into MKTPIRRSQLALLFTLLTLVGVSISAQRIWEMTPLSLKAKMQSFQRAAAPPDATRQTGQPDSPANSNRNDRTASETDAAQDRFNIPLNVLPGGGGISTDSRFNTTGAIGQAVLGSASDGGRFNAIGGFWATGGLQCALTLSPASLASATQGISYNQALRVSGGTETSTFTLSGGALPGGVNLSSIVLDFDTVGILSGTPTTTGSFNFTIKATDANNCMVERAYTLQVNPPTCGTITVSPSTLPPGTVGSGYNQSFSAAGGSTSYTFTASGSLPNGLSLSSGGTLSGTPTASGSFNFTVTATDVLNCVGSRAYTLTINCAAITLNPASLPTATQGTAYNQSVTASGGTAPYSFSLNGGALPGGVTLSSTGNLAGTPTSTGTFNFTVRASDANGCAGERGYTIQVNPPACGTITISPNTLPPGTVGSSYNQSFSASGGSTSYTFGVSGSLPNGLSLSSGGTLAGTPSASGTFNFTVTATDVANCTGSLAYTLVINPPTQNARVVRVVASSGAPGSPVSVPIELVAQGDENALSFSLTFDPAVLSNPQAALGSDAGAASMIANTNQVAAGRLGLILTLPAGQSFSAAVRRIFVVTFTIAANVSTDSTSIGFGDQPVPREISNVAASALSATYTGAAVSITRGIEADVTPRPTGNGDVTTTDLVLMGRFIAQLDAPALGSEFQRADCAPRSTLGNGVLGLADLVQTGRYVARLDDLVPAGGPTAPINLVAGGSLLNARRNSDRSTERWVRLLGRGEEPGLLALTLNASGDENALSFGLRFNPSQWRFVAATASAAATHAMLTVNDNEASQGRVGFVLVLPPGQTFAPGAQDLVSLRFKPVAKAGKQTTTPVVGFADALVACEVVAADASPLAARFTGTPNESEALGLTELSHVPTANGGADQLAREQVVAAFGQDLAAVTANATAERAPTELVGTRVEITDSRGVTHNAPLLFVSPEQVTYQIPAKVAAGEATVTVLRAGHPVAQGVISITSDAQR; encoded by the coding sequence AAAGATGCAGAGTTTTCAGCGCGCGGCGGCACCGCCGGACGCGACTCGCCAGACAGGGCAACCTGACAGTCCGGCCAACAGCAACCGCAACGACCGGACGGCGTCAGAAACAGACGCGGCGCAAGATAGATTCAACATTCCCCTAAACGTCCTCCCTGGCGGCGGCGGCATTAGCACCGATAGCCGCTTTAACACGACTGGCGCCATCGGGCAGGCAGTGCTCGGTAGTGCGAGCGACGGGGGCCGTTTCAATGCGATTGGCGGTTTTTGGGCCACGGGCGGCTTGCAATGTGCGCTCACGCTCAGCCCGGCCAGCTTGGCTTCCGCCACACAAGGCATCAGCTATAACCAGGCCTTGCGGGTGAGTGGGGGGACCGAAACATCCACGTTCACCCTCAGTGGGGGGGCGCTGCCTGGCGGCGTGAATCTCTCATCCATCGTGCTGGATTTCGACACCGTAGGGATTTTGTCCGGCACGCCGACCACGACCGGCTCCTTCAACTTCACGATCAAAGCGACGGATGCGAACAACTGCATGGTCGAACGGGCGTACACGCTCCAGGTCAATCCGCCGACGTGCGGTACGATCACCGTCAGTCCAAGCACGCTGCCGCCGGGCACGGTGGGCAGCGGCTATAACCAAAGCTTCTCCGCCGCCGGGGGGAGCACCTCTTACACCTTCACTGCGTCGGGCAGTCTGCCGAACGGTTTATCATTGTCATCCGGCGGTACGCTATCGGGCACGCCAACCGCGAGCGGCAGCTTCAATTTCACCGTGACCGCCACGGATGTACTCAACTGCGTGGGCAGCCGTGCTTACACGCTGACGATCAATTGTGCGGCGATCACGCTCAACCCGGCCAGCTTGCCCACCGCCACGCAAGGCACGGCGTACAACCAGTCCGTGACGGCCAGCGGAGGCACTGCGCCGTACAGTTTCAGCCTGAACGGCGGCGCGCTGCCTGGGGGCGTGACGCTTTCATCAACAGGCAATTTGGCGGGCACGCCAACCTCCACCGGGACATTCAACTTCACGGTCAGAGCGAGTGACGCGAACGGTTGCGCGGGCGAACGCGGCTACACCATCCAGGTCAATCCGCCCGCTTGCGGCACGATCACAATCAGTCCAAACACGTTGCCGCCGGGCACGGTGGGCAGCAGTTACAACCAAAGCTTCTCCGCCTCCGGAGGCAGCACGTCTTACACATTCGGTGTGTCGGGCAGTCTGCCGAACGGTTTGTCTTTGTCATCCGGGGGCACGCTGGCAGGCACGCCAAGCGCGAGCGGAACGTTCAATTTCACGGTGACGGCGACTGATGTGGCGAACTGTACAGGCAGTCTGGCTTACACGCTGGTGATCAATCCGCCGACGCAGAACGCCCGCGTTGTCCGCGTCGTCGCGTCGAGCGGCGCGCCGGGCAGTCCGGTCAGCGTGCCGATTGAACTCGTCGCGCAAGGGGACGAGAACGCGCTGAGTTTCAGCCTGACCTTCGATCCGGCAGTGCTCAGCAATCCGCAGGCGGCGCTCGGCAGCGATGCGGGCGCGGCTTCGATGATTGCCAACACCAATCAGGTCGCGGCTGGTCGGCTGGGTTTGATTCTGACCTTGCCCGCCGGGCAAAGCTTCAGCGCCGCCGTGCGCCGCATCTTCGTCGTGACCTTCACCATCGCGGCGAATGTGAGCACGGATTCCACCAGCATCGGTTTTGGCGATCAGCCGGTGCCGCGTGAAATCTCCAATGTCGCGGCCAGCGCCTTGTCCGCCACTTACACCGGCGCAGCGGTCAGCATCACGCGCGGCATCGAAGCCGATGTTACGCCACGTCCGACGGGCAACGGCGATGTGACGACCACCGACCTCGTGTTGATGGGCCGCTTCATCGCGCAGTTGGATGCCCCGGCGCTGGGCAGCGAATTCCAGCGCGCCGATTGCGCGCCGCGCAGCACGCTCGGCAACGGCGTGCTCGGACTCGCTGACTTGGTGCAAACCGGACGCTATGTCGCCCGGCTCGACGATTTGGTTCCGGCGGGTGGCCCGACAGCGCCGATCAATTTGGTGGCTGGCGGGAGCTTGCTGAATGCTCGGCGTAATAGTGACCGGTCAACGGAGCGATGGGTGCGTTTGCTAGGTCGTGGGGAAGAGCCGGGTCTGCTGGCGCTCACGCTCAACGCGAGTGGTGACGAGAATGCACTCAGCTTCGGCTTGCGATTCAACCCCTCGCAATGGCGCTTTGTGGCGGCGACGGCCAGCGCCGCCGCCACCCACGCCATGCTCACGGTCAACGACAACGAAGCGTCGCAGGGCCGCGTAGGTTTCGTGCTGGTTTTGCCGCCGGGGCAAACCTTTGCACCAGGCGCGCAGGACTTGGTGTCGTTGCGCTTCAAACCGGTGGCCAAAGCAGGCAAGCAAACGACAACGCCCGTGGTGGGTTTTGCCGATGCGCTGGTCGCCTGTGAAGTCGTCGCGGCGGATGCCAGTCCGCTGGCGGCACGCTTCACCGGCACGCCGAATGAGTCGGAGGCTTTGGGGCTGACCGAACTCAGCCATGTGCCGACGGCCAATGGAGGTGCTGATCAATTGGCGCGTGAACAAGTCGTCGCGGCCTTTGGCCAAGACCTGGCGGCAGTCACAGCCAACGCTACGGCTGAACGCGCGCCCACGGAATTGGTCGGCACGCGGGTCGAAATCACGGACAGCCGTGGTGTCACACACAACGCGCCACTCCTCTTCGTCTCACCGGAACAGGTGACTTACCAAATTCCGGCGAAGGTGGCAGCAGGCGAAGCGACGGTGACAGTCCTCCGCGCGGGCCATCCCGTGGCGCAGGGCGTCATCAGCATCACGTCTGACGCGCAACGCTAA
- a CDS encoding acylase, translating to MFIELFKEARRAALASVQRGFAVKKIVFIFVAICAFPVSLQAADSERAAWERQAKNVTIMRDDWGIAHITGKTDADAVFGMLYAQAEDDFNRVETNYLNALGRLAEAEGEAAIYSDLRMKLFITPEDLKAKYQASPLWLKKLMNAFADGLNYYLYKHPAVKPKVITRFEPWMALSFTEGSIGGDIESINLRQLADFYGKAADVRTAILEKPDAGEPGGSNGFAIAPKNTAGGHALLLINPHTSFFFRDEVQVTSGEGLNAYGAVTWGQFFVYQGFNERCGWMHTSSGVDNIDEYSETITKKGNGYFYRYANAERPVAVKKISVPYKTATGMANKEFTVYRTHHGPIVREADGKWISVRLMEEPLKALTQSYSRTKARDYKAFRQTLELHTNSSNNTIYADADGNIAYFHANFIPRRAAQFDWTKPVDGSDPATEWKGVLSLDESPKLFNPANGWLFNTNDSPWAAAGANSPKQGDYPAYVETFPENARGLHAVRVLENKKDFTLDSLIAAAYDSYLTAFAEMIPALLKAWDNAPAGDPLKAKLAEQIALLRAWDLRWSVDSTATSLAVYWGEDVLRRLSDGANFRSGALSEQQLVARAPGEPLLLSLVAASDRLTTDFGSWKTPWGEINRFQRLTGDIVQKFNDAAPSTPVMFTAARWGSLASFAARTYPGTKRMYGTSGNSFVAVVEFGKQVRAKAVTAGGLSDNPASRHFNDQAKRYSTGDLREVYFYREQLNGHIERQYHPGK from the coding sequence ATGTTCATCGAACTTTTCAAAGAAGCGCGGCGCGCGGCCCTGGCTTCTGTCCAGCGTGGGTTCGCCGTGAAAAAGATCGTCTTCATTTTTGTTGCGATCTGCGCCTTTCCCGTTTCACTCCAAGCCGCCGACAGCGAGCGCGCGGCGTGGGAGCGGCAAGCCAAAAACGTCACCATCATGCGCGACGATTGGGGCATTGCGCATATCACGGGCAAGACGGATGCGGATGCGGTGTTTGGCATGCTTTATGCGCAGGCCGAAGACGATTTCAATCGCGTCGAAACGAATTACCTCAACGCGCTGGGGCGTTTGGCCGAAGCCGAAGGCGAAGCGGCGATTTACAGCGATTTGCGCATGAAACTTTTCATCACGCCCGAAGACTTGAAAGCCAAATACCAGGCGAGTCCGCTGTGGCTGAAAAAGTTGATGAACGCCTTTGCCGACGGCTTGAACTATTACCTTTACAAACACCCCGCCGTGAAACCCAAAGTCATCACGCGCTTTGAACCGTGGATGGCGCTCAGCTTTACCGAAGGCAGCATTGGCGGCGACATTGAGAGCATTAACCTGCGCCAGCTTGCCGACTTTTACGGTAAAGCCGCAGACGTTCGCACAGCCATTTTAGAAAAGCCCGATGCGGGCGAACCCGGCGGCTCGAACGGCTTTGCCATCGCGCCGAAAAATACGGCGGGCGGGCACGCGCTGTTGCTCATCAATCCGCACACCTCGTTTTTCTTCCGCGACGAAGTGCAGGTCACCAGCGGCGAAGGGCTGAACGCTTACGGCGCGGTCACGTGGGGGCAGTTTTTTGTTTATCAGGGATTCAACGAACGCTGCGGCTGGATGCACACTTCGAGCGGCGTAGACAACATTGACGAATATAGCGAAACCATCACCAAAAAAGGCAACGGTTATTTTTACCGTTACGCCAACGCCGAACGCCCGGTGGCGGTGAAGAAAATCAGCGTGCCGTATAAAACCGCCACTGGCATGGCCAACAAGGAATTCACCGTTTATCGCACGCATCACGGCCCCATCGTGCGCGAAGCCGATGGCAAATGGATCAGCGTGCGGTTGATGGAAGAACCCCTCAAAGCCCTGACGCAATCTTACAGCCGCACCAAAGCGCGCGATTACAAAGCGTTCCGCCAGACGCTGGAGCTGCATACGAACTCATCGAACAACACGATCTACGCCGACGCCGACGGCAACATCGCGTACTTCCACGCCAATTTCATCCCGCGCCGGGCTGCGCAGTTTGATTGGACGAAGCCCGTGGACGGCAGCGATCCGGCGACGGAATGGAAGGGCGTGCTTTCGCTGGATGAATCGCCGAAGTTATTTAACCCCGCCAACGGCTGGTTGTTTAACACCAACGACTCACCGTGGGCAGCGGCAGGCGCGAACAGTCCGAAACAAGGCGACTATCCCGCTTATGTCGAAACCTTCCCCGAAAACGCGCGCGGGTTGCACGCCGTCCGCGTGCTCGAAAACAAAAAAGACTTCACGCTTGATTCGCTCATTGCGGCAGCCTATGACAGCTATCTGACCGCGTTTGCCGAGATGATTCCGGCTTTGCTCAAGGCGTGGGACAACGCACCGGCGGGCGACCCGCTCAAGGCGAAACTGGCTGAACAAATCGCTTTATTGCGCGCTTGGGATTTGCGTTGGTCAGTTGATTCAACGGCTACGTCATTGGCGGTCTATTGGGGCGAAGACGTGTTGCGGCGCTTGAGCGACGGCGCGAATTTCCGTTCGGGCGCGTTGTCTGAACAGCAACTCGTTGCGCGTGCGCCGGGCGAACCATTGTTGCTGTCGCTCGTGGCAGCTTCAGACCGGTTGACGACAGATTTCGGTAGTTGGAAAACGCCGTGGGGTGAGATCAATCGCTTCCAACGCCTGACGGGCGACATCGTGCAAAAGTTCAATGACGCCGCGCCCAGCACACCTGTGATGTTCACCGCCGCGCGCTGGGGCTCACTGGCTTCGTTTGCTGCGCGGACGTATCCGGGTACGAAACGGATGTACGGCACCAGCGGCAACAGCTTCGTCGCCGTCGTCGAATTCGGCAAGCAGGTACGCGCCAAAGCCGTCACCGCCGGCGGCCTCAGCGACAACCCCGCGTCCAGGCATTTCAACGATCAGGCGAAGCGTTATAGCACGGGCGACTTGCGAGAGGTTTATTTTTACCGCGAGCAATTGAACGGGCATATCGAGCGGCAATACCATCCAGGGAAGTGA
- a CDS encoding Gfo/Idh/MocA family oxidoreductase: protein MSDFNTGIVGLGWVAGAHIETFKHVKGAKVTAVCSRRQLDEKQLEQQYGTPLKVYHDYAAMLADPDIHVIDICTEHPLHPEQAIAAAQAGKHLIIEKPLALKYEDTVRMREAIKNAGNKAGVQAMVCFEVRFSQHATAINALLDEGLLGELHYGETDYYHGIGPWYGQFPWNVKKDKGGSSLLTAGCHALDMLLMALGGKVEEVTSYSNRSRSEIFAPYEYDTTQVTILKFKDGKIGKVASVTDCLQPYYFHIHLVGSEGSLLDNRFHSQKLKTDKNKWSQLAVAPVDSGDVNDHPYQPQFQAFVDALNAGTPMPLTDFETAFQSHRVVFAADMSAVLRRPVKLSELAI, encoded by the coding sequence ATGAGCGATTTCAACACTGGCATCGTCGGTCTCGGCTGGGTCGCCGGGGCGCATATCGAAACTTTCAAACACGTCAAAGGCGCAAAGGTCACGGCCGTATGTTCGCGCCGTCAACTGGACGAAAAGCAGTTGGAGCAGCAATATGGCACGCCGCTGAAGGTCTATCACGATTATGCGGCGATGCTGGCTGATCCTGACATTCACGTGATTGATATTTGCACGGAGCATCCGTTGCATCCCGAACAAGCCATCGCGGCGGCACAGGCGGGCAAGCACCTGATTATCGAAAAGCCGCTGGCGCTCAAATACGAAGACACGGTGCGGATGCGCGAGGCCATCAAGAACGCAGGCAACAAAGCGGGCGTGCAAGCAATGGTTTGTTTTGAAGTTCGTTTCAGCCAGCACGCGACGGCGATCAATGCGTTGTTGGACGAAGGCTTGCTGGGCGAATTGCATTACGGCGAGACCGATTATTATCACGGCATTGGCCCCTGGTACGGCCAGTTCCCCTGGAACGTCAAAAAGGACAAAGGCGGCAGCAGCCTGCTCACCGCCGGATGCCACGCGCTCGATATGCTGTTGATGGCGCTGGGCGGCAAGGTCGAAGAAGTCACTTCGTACAGCAATCGCAGCCGCAGCGAAATCTTTGCGCCGTATGAGTACGACACAACGCAAGTGACGATTCTCAAATTCAAAGATGGCAAGATTGGCAAAGTCGCTTCGGTGACCGATTGTTTGCAGCCCTATTACTTCCACATCCATCTCGTCGGCAGTGAGGGCAGCCTGCTCGACAATCGCTTCCATAGTCAGAAACTCAAGACCGATAAAAACAAGTGGAGCCAACTCGCCGTCGCGCCGGTGGATTCCGGCGACGTGAACGATCACCCGTATCAGCCGCAGTTTCAGGCTTTCGTGGATGCGTTAAACGCAGGCACGCCGATGCCGTTGACCGATTTCGAGACGGCCTTCCAATCGCACCGCGTCGTTTTTGCGGCGGACATGTCGGCGGTGCTGAGGCGTCCGGTGAAGCTGAGCGAGTTGGCAATATGA
- a CDS encoding sugar ABC transporter ATP-binding protein encodes MLNAISISKSYAGVQALKAASFELRAGEVHALVGENGAGKSTLIKIITGAVQADSGVLELNGQPLTQHDTAQAKRAGIAAIYQQPALFAELSVAENIAYGYEPTGLWRRVDWRARTERAAALLQRVGARIDPERRAGDLTMPEQQLVEIARALGQDARILIMDEPTASLGEADAQNLFRVVRELRASGVGIVYISHRLEELAQIADRVTVLRDGQTIETRAMQGVTRDDLIRLMIGRELSAVFPKRAVKQGEILLELRGLGCAAAGVRDVSLSIRAGEIIGLAGLVGAGRTELARVLFGLTPADAGEIWVQGERVTIDSTTRAIALGLAYVPEDRRRHGVVLPLAISANTTLASLPQFARAGWLDFNAEVAQAARMVEQLAVKTPSIFAPAGNLSGGNQQKVALAKWLTTKPRIIILDEPTQGIDVGAKAEIHRLMCDLAEQGLAVLMISSELPEVLGMSDRIAVLHAGRLAGVLTREEATQEKVLALALGH; translated from the coding sequence ATGCTCAACGCAATCTCCATTTCAAAATCCTACGCGGGCGTCCAGGCGCTCAAAGCTGCTTCCTTCGAATTGCGCGCGGGCGAGGTGCACGCGCTCGTGGGCGAAAACGGCGCGGGTAAATCCACGCTGATCAAGATCATCACGGGCGCAGTGCAGGCCGATAGCGGCGTGCTCGAACTCAACGGCCAGCCCCTCACGCAACACGACACGGCGCAAGCCAAACGCGCAGGCATCGCGGCGATCTACCAACAACCGGCGCTCTTTGCCGAACTGTCGGTCGCCGAGAATATCGCCTATGGTTACGAGCCAACCGGGCTGTGGCGGCGCGTGGATTGGCGCGCACGCACGGAACGCGCGGCGGCCTTGCTGCAACGTGTCGGCGCGCGGATTGATCCGGAGCGGCGCGCGGGCGACCTGACGATGCCCGAACAACAACTGGTTGAAATTGCGCGGGCCTTGGGACAGGACGCGCGCATCCTGATTATGGATGAGCCGACCGCGAGCCTGGGCGAAGCGGATGCGCAAAACCTCTTTCGCGTCGTGCGCGAGTTGCGCGCGTCGGGCGTCGGCATTGTTTACATCTCGCACCGTCTTGAAGAGCTTGCGCAAATCGCCGACCGCGTCACGGTGTTGCGCGATGGGCAAACGATTGAGACGCGCGCTATGCAAGGCGTCACGCGCGATGACCTGATTCGCCTGATGATCGGACGCGAGCTATCCGCTGTCTTTCCCAAGCGCGCCGTCAAACAAGGCGAAATCCTGCTCGAATTGCGCGGCCTGGGTTGCGCGGCTGCTGGTGTGCGCGATGTGAGTTTAAGCATTCGCGCGGGCGAGATCATCGGGTTGGCCGGATTGGTTGGCGCGGGCCGCACCGAACTGGCGCGCGTGCTGTTTGGCCTGACGCCCGCCGATGCCGGTGAAATCTGGGTGCAGGGCGAGCGCGTCACGATTGACAGCACGACGCGGGCGATTGCGCTGGGGCTTGCCTACGTGCCCGAAGACCGGCGGCGGCACGGCGTGGTGTTGCCGCTGGCGATCAGCGCGAATACGACGCTGGCGAGCCTGCCGCAATTCGCGCGCGCGGGCTGGCTGGATTTCAACGCCGAAGTCGCGCAGGCCGCCCGGATGGTCGAACAACTGGCGGTCAAAACGCCTTCGATCTTTGCGCCCGCCGGGAATCTGTCGGGCGGCAATCAGCAAAAAGTCGCGCTGGCGAAATGGCTGACGACCAAACCGCGCATCATCATTTTGGATGAGCCAACGCAGGGCATTGATGTTGGGGCGAAAGCCGAAATCCATCGGCTGATGTGCGACTTGGCTGAGCAGGGGCTGGCGGTGTTGATGATCTCTTCGGAATTGCCCGAAGTGCTGGGCATGAGCGACCGCATCGCCGTGCTGCACGCGGGCCGGCTTGCGGGCGTGCTGACGCGGGAAGAAGCGACACAAGAGAAAGTGCTGGCACTGGCGCTGGGGCATTAA
- a CDS encoding ABC transporter permease has product MSKFINKHQREFSVAVAYLALLLLVAFVAPNFFSAANLRDLALGNAAVLIVAVGMTLVILAGQIDISVGSQFAVCSIAAGLLAKAGWPMPLVVVALVLLGGLLGATNGALVAWARIPAIVVTLATMVAWRDGLRWLTEGAWVQGLPASFQWFGLGQTAGQWLIVSGALAVWALGAWCLGQVAAGRAVYAVGCDEEAARLAGIQPPRVTFGVFALLGALTGLAALLNAIRFSDIQSNAGVGLEMKAIAAVVVGGTAITGGRGTLAGTLVGVALLGTIGTALTFAGVNPFWEKAIQGAIILAAVFADAALAKWGHARTEAVTG; this is encoded by the coding sequence ATGAGCAAATTCATCAACAAACATCAGCGTGAATTTTCAGTCGCGGTGGCCTATCTGGCGCTGTTGCTGTTGGTCGCGTTCGTTGCGCCGAACTTTTTCAGCGCGGCCAATCTGCGCGATCTGGCGTTGGGCAATGCCGCCGTGCTGATCGTTGCGGTCGGCATGACGCTGGTGATTCTGGCCGGACAGATTGACATCTCGGTCGGTTCGCAATTCGCCGTGTGCAGCATCGCGGCGGGCCTGCTGGCAAAAGCCGGTTGGCCGATGCCGTTGGTCGTGGTGGCGTTGGTGTTGCTGGGCGGATTGCTGGGCGCAACCAACGGCGCATTGGTCGCCTGGGCACGTATTCCGGCGATTGTGGTCACGCTGGCGACGATGGTGGCGTGGCGCGACGGCTTGCGCTGGCTGACCGAAGGCGCGTGGGTGCAGGGCTTGCCCGCCAGCTTTCAGTGGTTCGGCTTGGGGCAGACGGCGGGGCAGTGGTTGATCGTAAGCGGCGCGTTGGCCGTGTGGGCATTGGGCGCGTGGTGTTTGGGGCAGGTGGCAGCGGGGCGCGCGGTATACGCGGTCGGTTGCGATGAAGAGGCGGCGCGGCTGGCCGGCATTCAACCGCCGCGCGTGACCTTTGGCGTGTTCGCCTTGTTGGGCGCGTTGACGGGTTTGGCGGCGCTGCTCAATGCAATCCGCTTTTCCGACATTCAAAGCAACGCGGGCGTGGGCTTGGAGATGAAAGCCATCGCCGCCGTCGTGGTGGGCGGCACGGCGATCACGGGCGGGCGCGGAACGCTGGCGGGCACGTTGGTGGGCGTAGCCTTGCTGGGCACGATTGGGACGGCGCTGACCTTTGCGGGCGTCAATCCGTTTTGGGAGAAAGCGATTCAGGGCGCGATTATTCTGGCGGCGGTGTTTGCCGACGCCGCACTAGCAAAGTGGGGACATGCAAGAACCGAAGCCGTTACAGGTTGA
- a CDS encoding substrate-binding domain-containing protein yields the protein MQEPKPLQVEQPLWARLFPNNEWALLLLLLIEVAIFSVTGGNFLTRANGFELVRLSVEIGLLALALTPIIITGGIDLSVGSLLGLAAVVFGALTRKYGWPLPAAAGVALLIGASGGGLNAWLITRFGLPPLIVTLGSFSLFRGLAEGLTGAVENYTDFPASFLFLGQGYLGGVIPAQMIVLVVVALGYWALQHRTIIGRALQAIGYSPEGARYAGIPVERRLRLIYVLSGLMASVAALIYVAHLGQAKSDAGTGYELMAITAVVLGGTSIYGGRGTIWGTLFGLAALVVLQNGLRLSALPAELAGILTGVLLIGVIVLDRLSGLRVAATAKAGNLKSEIEKFEIEEFEMKNSQVAVICAAILGAALIIAGSNALLVSSLVNRNQYSAVAKVELTKPAVKKIVVGMMPKEKGDPYFISCRKGAEEAAQELGVELLWDGPTQLDAAKQNEVVEAWITKGVDVIAVSVENQAGISTVLRKARARGIKVLTWDADAQKDARDFLINQATPQGIGDTLTDEAARILNGKGEFAIITASLSAANQNEWIKYIKARMAEKHPGLKLVAIQPSDGDRDRAFTETQNVLKVYPNVKLVMAIAAPAVPGAAEAVKQSGRADVKVTGLSLPNMCKPYVHDGVIESIVLWDTGNLGYLTVSAARALSAGELKAGVLSLTAGKLGKIEVKGDEVMLGAPFIFNKSNIDKFDF from the coding sequence ATGCAAGAACCGAAGCCGTTACAGGTTGAACAACCATTGTGGGCGCGCCTATTCCCCAACAACGAGTGGGCGTTGCTGTTGCTGCTGTTGATCGAGGTCGCCATCTTCAGCGTGACGGGCGGCAACTTCCTGACGCGCGCGAATGGCTTTGAGCTGGTGCGGCTGAGCGTAGAGATTGGCCTGCTGGCGCTGGCCCTGACGCCAATCATCATCACGGGCGGGATTGATCTGTCGGTCGGTTCGTTGCTGGGCCTGGCAGCCGTCGTGTTCGGTGCGTTGACACGCAAGTATGGCTGGCCGCTTCCAGCGGCGGCGGGCGTGGCGTTGTTGATTGGCGCGAGTGGCGGCGGATTGAATGCCTGGTTGATTACGCGCTTCGGCTTGCCGCCGTTGATCGTGACGCTGGGTTCATTCTCGCTCTTTCGCGGTTTGGCCGAAGGGCTGACGGGCGCGGTTGAGAACTACACCGATTTTCCGGCCTCGTTTTTGTTCTTGGGTCAGGGCTATCTGGGCGGCGTGATTCCGGCGCAAATGATCGTGCTGGTCGTGGTGGCGCTGGGGTATTGGGCCTTGCAGCATCGCACGATCATCGGACGGGCGTTGCAGGCGATTGGCTATTCGCCCGAAGGCGCGCGGTATGCGGGCATCCCGGTCGAACGGCGCTTGCGGTTGATTTACGTGCTGTCTGGCTTGATGGCGAGCGTGGCGGCATTGATTTATGTCGCGCATCTGGGGCAGGCGAAATCGGATGCGGGGACGGGTTACGAATTGATGGCGATCACGGCGGTGGTGCTGGGCGGGACTTCGATCTATGGCGGGCGCGGGACGATATGGGGCACGTTGTTCGGTTTGGCGGCGCTGGTCGTGTTGCAGAATGGCTTGCGGTTGAGCGCGCTGCCGGCGGAGTTGGCGGGCATTCTGACAGGCGTGCTGCTGATCGGCGTGATTGTGTTGGATCGGCTTTCCGGGCTGCGGGTAGCCGCAACGGCGAAAGCCGGGAATCTGAAATCTGAAATTGAAAAATTTGAAATCGAAGAATTTGAAATGAAGAACTCACAAGTGGCGGTTATTTGCGCGGCGATTCTGGGCGCGGCGCTCATCATTGCGGGCAGCAATGCTTTATTGGTCAGTTCGCTGGTAAACCGCAATCAGTATTCGGCGGTGGCAAAAGTCGAATTGACCAAACCGGCAGTCAAAAAAATCGTGGTTGGCATGATGCCCAAAGAAAAAGGCGATCCCTATTTCATCAGTTGCCGCAAAGGGGCCGAAGAGGCCGCGCAGGAACTGGGCGTCGAATTGCTCTGGGATGGGCCAACCCAACTCGACGCGGCCAAGCAAAACGAAGTCGTCGAAGCCTGGATCACCAAAGGCGTAGACGTCATTGCCGTCAGCGTCGAAAACCAGGCGGGCATCTCGACCGTGTTGCGCAAGGCGCGCGCACGTGGCATTAAGGTTTTGACCTGGGACGCCGATGCGCAAAAGGACGCGCGCGACTTTCTGATCAATCAGGCGACGCCGCAAGGTATCGGCGACACGCTGACCGACGAAGCGGCGCGCATCCTGAACGGCAAAGGCGAATTCGCCATCATCACCGCTTCGTTGAGCGCGGCCAATCAGAACGAGTGGATCAAATACATCAAAGCGCGCATGGCCGAAAAGCATCCCGGCCTGAAGCTGGTCGCGATCCAGCCCAGCGATGGCGACCGCGATCGTGCGTTCACCGAAACGCAGAATGTGTTGAAGGTCTATCCCAACGTCAAACTGGTGATGGCGATTGCCGCGCCCGCCGTCCCCGGCGCTGCCGAAGCCGTCAAACAGTCGGGCCGCGCGGATGTGAAGGTGACGGGGTTGTCGCTGCCGAATATGTGCAAGCCCTACGTGCACGACGGCGTGATCGAAAGCATCGTGCTGTGGGACACGGGCAATCTAGGCTACCTGACGGTGAGCGCGGCGCGGGCGTTGAGTGCGGGCGAGTTGAAAGCTGGGGTGCTTTCTTTGACGGCGGGTAAGCTGGGCAAGATTGAGGTGAAAGGGGATGAAGTGATGCTGGGTGCGCCGTTTATTTTCAATAAGAGCAACATAGATAAATTCGATTTTTAA